From a region of the Cognatiyoonia koreensis genome:
- a CDS encoding phosphatase PAP2 family protein has product METILAFDEYLLKSINSLAGRSDFLDVVVFRFAFGDHLKGGVIMMLFWLAWGLGKPADWHHRSRMLSVLVVAPLAVLVARGAANFLPYRDRPIRALDGEINSIFGPAPSLFSDFSAFPSDHAVLFAAFSLALIFVNRKVGLFALAYTCVFICLPRIYLGLHWPADILGGVIIGGVFALILYPQISRIVVRRRLGSPDVVPDYVSYPLAFIITFETATLFRGSRSIAQDVISLFV; this is encoded by the coding sequence TTGGAAACAATCCTCGCCTTCGACGAATACCTGTTGAAGAGTATCAATTCGCTTGCCGGACGCAGTGACTTTCTTGACGTGGTCGTGTTCCGCTTTGCGTTTGGTGATCATCTGAAGGGAGGGGTCATCATGATGCTGTTCTGGCTTGCTTGGGGCCTGGGCAAACCTGCCGACTGGCACCACCGGTCGCGGATGTTGAGCGTGCTGGTCGTCGCACCGCTTGCGGTGCTCGTCGCGCGGGGAGCCGCGAATTTTCTACCGTACCGAGATCGTCCTATTCGCGCACTCGATGGTGAGATCAATTCGATCTTCGGACCCGCGCCAAGCCTCTTTAGTGATTTCTCTGCCTTTCCAAGCGATCATGCGGTTCTTTTCGCAGCATTTTCTTTGGCATTGATATTTGTAAACCGAAAGGTCGGCCTTTTCGCGTTGGCTTACACCTGCGTCTTTATCTGCCTGCCGCGCATCTATTTGGGATTGCATTGGCCGGCGGACATTCTGGGTGGGGTTATCATCGGAGGCGTTTTCGCGTTGATACTTTACCCCCAAATTAGCCGCATCGTCGTTCGTCGCAGGTTGGGTTCGCCCGATGTCGTACCTGACTACGTGTCCTACCCCCTTGCGTTCATCATCACATTTGAGACCGCAACGCTATTTCGCGGCAGCCGGTCCATTGCGCAAGACGTGATTTCGCTTTTCGTGTAA
- a CDS encoding ABCB family ABC transporter ATP-binding protein/permease, giving the protein MRRLPKTNANLNDAQIQGWQVIRRVIPYLWPDGQGWVKRRVVAAILVLVLAKVIAVTTPLFYKQAVDALAPDGASAATFLGAGAVGLTIAYGIARLMNVGFQQLRDVIFTRVGQRALRALALETFTHIHRLSMRYHITRKTGGLSRIIERGVKGVDFLLRFLLFSIGPLVLELLMIAVILFFLFDVWYLAVVVGTIAVYVWFTFKVTEWRVKIRKEMNDQDTDANQKAIDSLLNFETVKYFGAERWEANRYDHAMQQYEAAAIRTNYSLAFLNFGQSFLITSGLVAVMVMAAVGVQNGALTVGDFVMVNAYMIQITMPLNFLGTVYREIRQALIDMGDMFDLLGQPAEVQDKPGAKPLQVNGGAISLRDVAFGYEAERAILKGVDLEVRPGQTVAIVGSSGSGKSTIGRLLFRFYDVTDGSLCIDGQDIRDVTQESLHAQIGVVPQDTVLFNDTIHYNIAYGRPDATEAEIREAAKAAKIHDFIMSLPRGYDTAVGERGLKLSGGEKQRVGIARTLLKNPPILLLDEATSALDTETEMEIQDELKAMGQGRTVITIAHRLSTIADADRIVVLEDGLIVETGSHNELLEKDGRYAHLWNRQEAEEAA; this is encoded by the coding sequence ATGCGCCGCCTTCCCAAGACTAACGCCAATCTCAACGATGCCCAGATACAGGGATGGCAGGTGATCCGCCGCGTAATCCCCTATTTGTGGCCAGATGGGCAGGGGTGGGTGAAACGCCGGGTTGTCGCTGCCATTCTGGTGCTTGTTCTGGCCAAGGTTATCGCTGTGACGACCCCGTTGTTTTACAAGCAGGCCGTCGACGCATTGGCCCCAGATGGCGCGAGTGCCGCGACCTTTCTGGGGGCAGGTGCTGTCGGGTTGACGATTGCCTATGGCATTGCCCGACTGATGAACGTCGGATTCCAGCAGTTGCGGGATGTCATCTTTACCCGTGTCGGTCAGCGGGCCTTGCGCGCACTCGCGCTTGAGACGTTTACGCATATTCATCGCCTGTCCATGCGCTATCACATCACCCGCAAGACTGGCGGGCTGTCACGGATTATCGAGCGCGGTGTGAAAGGCGTCGATTTCCTGTTGCGCTTTTTGCTGTTCAGTATCGGCCCGCTGGTGCTGGAACTGCTGATGATCGCTGTCATCCTCTTTTTCCTGTTCGACGTCTGGTATCTGGCCGTCGTTGTCGGAACGATCGCTGTCTACGTCTGGTTTACATTCAAAGTCACCGAATGGCGCGTCAAAATCCGCAAGGAGATGAACGATCAGGACACGGACGCCAACCAGAAGGCAATCGACAGCCTTTTGAATTTTGAAACTGTAAAGTATTTCGGGGCCGAGCGTTGGGAGGCCAACCGCTATGATCACGCGATGCAGCAGTATGAGGCCGCGGCAATCCGCACCAACTACTCGCTCGCCTTCCTGAATTTCGGCCAGTCCTTTCTGATCACAAGCGGGCTTGTTGCTGTCATGGTCATGGCGGCGGTTGGTGTACAGAACGGCGCACTGACGGTTGGTGATTTCGTGATGGTCAACGCCTACATGATCCAGATCACGATGCCGCTGAATTTTCTAGGCACGGTCTATCGTGAAATCAGGCAGGCTTTGATTGATATGGGCGATATGTTCGATCTGTTGGGCCAACCGGCAGAGGTGCAGGACAAGCCCGGTGCCAAGCCATTGCAGGTGAACGGCGGGGCCATCAGCCTTAGGGACGTGGCCTTTGGCTATGAGGCGGAACGCGCGATCCTAAAAGGCGTCGATCTGGAGGTGCGGCCCGGTCAGACGGTCGCGATTGTCGGCTCTTCCGGTTCCGGCAAATCCACCATTGGCCGTCTGTTGTTCCGGTTCTACGACGTCACGGATGGATCGTTGTGCATCGACGGGCAGGATATCCGCGATGTGACGCAGGAAAGCCTTCACGCGCAGATCGGTGTCGTGCCGCAGGACACTGTCCTTTTCAACGATACCATCCATTATAATATCGCCTACGGGCGCCCTGACGCAACCGAGGCGGAAATCCGCGAGGCCGCCAAGGCCGCCAAGATTCATGACTTCATTATGTCCCTTCCGCGCGGCTATGATACAGCCGTCGGCGAACGGGGTCTGAAGCTTTCAGGCGGTGAAAAGCAAAGGGTCGGTATCGCGCGGACGCTTTTGAAGAATCCCCCAATTCTGCTGCTTGATGAGGCGACCAGCGCGCTTGACACCGAGACAGAGATGGAGATTCAGGATGAGCTCAAGGCTATGGGGCAGGGACGCACCGTCATTACCATCGCGCACCGCTTATCGACTATCGCCGATGCGGACCGGATCGTAGTTCTGGAAGACGGACTGATAGTCGAGACCGGCAGCCACAATGAGTTGTTGGAGAAAGATGGCCGCTATGCGCACCTGTGGAATCGGCAGGAAGCGGAAGAAGCGGCGTAA
- a CDS encoding efflux RND transporter permease subunit, protein MTGLVDWAASRARMVIAFICLSVMAGGLAYTGLPKEGEPDIEIPAIFVSVIFPGISAADAELLLVKPMENELSDLDGLKTMTGTAAEGYAGVALEFEFGWDKTKVLADIRDAMNKAQGSFPVGAENYSINEINFSEFPIVIVNLTGEVPERTLLRVAKDLQDRIEGLDAVLEAGLAGERDEMLEVVIDPLKLEAYNVTAGELINVVTNNNLLIAAGEVETAQGSFAVKIPSSFDEPQDVYELPVKMNGDRVVTLGDLATIRLTFEDRAGTARFNGVNTVALQVVKRKGFNLIDTAALVSEVVEEERAKWSPELQAAIDVGTSNDQSRNVASMVSQLEGSVLTAIALVMIVVLAALGPRPAFLVGFAIPTSFLLCFALLAVMDITISNIVMFGLILAVGMLVDGAIVVVEYADKRISEGVGPMSAYTEAAKRMFWPIISSTATTLCAFLPMLFWPGVPGQFMGMLPVTLIFVLSASLVVALIYLPVMGGVTGRFSRMLGAVSDLLRESTPWILRAALVPVGIMATYIGAMLALNPGYISGEAVQTSGLWESRQGIILFFIGAILTAIAVGAAKREAKQKRVNAGYKRSLFGKFIGFLTGNPVMPVVAVATVIGMVIFTFGYYGANNNGVEFFVESEPEQAIVYVRARGNLSLEEKDALVKQAEDIVVAHPGVVSTFAFAGEGGLNSNTGGAQGPRDSVGQIQLELIPWEDRAGVAALDGDRVLAEIDRDLATIPGIEYEILNLSRGPASAKPVHLRIKGDNFEELQQATAIARAKFDGTEGLTQIEDTLPLPGIDWQIDVDVEKAGRYGADVATVGAMVQMVTRGILLDTMRVDSSDEEIEIRVRLPEQDRVLSTLDSLRVRTPSGLVPLSNFITRTPVAELAQIDRIDQKRYFDIKAGVTEDANPTERIGVLTDWLEANPLPASVSWEWTGDQEDQAESQAFLAVAGIGALGLMFIILLAQFNSFYNTVLVLLAVVMSTAGTLVGMLVMDQPFSIIMTGTGIVALAGIVVNNNIILIDTYQEYSQYMPRTEAIARTAEDRIRPVLLTTITTMAGLAPMMFGLSLDFFNGGYSIDSPTALWWKQLATAVVFGLGIATVLTLVFTPSMLAIRVWAEDGSYAIFNRLRASSFGQTAVKARQDLNLGKRAKQVKSPLIIWDDDEDTPREPRPLNAPLRAAE, encoded by the coding sequence ATGACCGGACTAGTCGACTGGGCCGCAAGCCGCGCCCGTATGGTAATTGCATTTATCTGCCTGTCAGTCATGGCAGGTGGTTTGGCATATACGGGCCTGCCGAAAGAAGGCGAACCGGACATCGAAATTCCGGCAATCTTTGTCTCCGTGATCTTTCCGGGCATTTCGGCGGCCGACGCGGAATTGCTGCTGGTCAAACCGATGGAAAACGAACTGTCCGATCTGGACGGGTTGAAAACAATGACCGGCACCGCCGCCGAAGGCTATGCTGGCGTTGCGCTCGAATTCGAATTCGGTTGGGACAAAACCAAGGTTCTGGCCGACATCCGCGATGCCATGAACAAGGCCCAGGGATCGTTTCCCGTCGGGGCCGAGAACTATTCCATCAACGAAATCAACTTTTCCGAATTCCCCATCGTCATCGTCAACCTGACGGGCGAAGTGCCTGAACGCACACTGTTGCGTGTCGCCAAGGACCTGCAAGATCGCATCGAAGGGCTTGATGCCGTTCTCGAGGCAGGTCTGGCCGGTGAACGCGACGAGATGCTTGAAGTGGTTATCGACCCGCTGAAACTCGAAGCCTACAACGTGACCGCTGGTGAACTCATCAACGTCGTCACAAACAACAACCTGTTGATCGCCGCGGGCGAGGTAGAGACAGCGCAAGGCTCCTTCGCCGTCAAGATCCCTTCCTCTTTCGATGAACCGCAGGACGTTTACGAACTGCCGGTCAAGATGAACGGCGACCGCGTCGTCACACTCGGCGATCTGGCAACGATCCGCCTGACCTTTGAAGACCGCGCCGGCACCGCCCGCTTTAACGGGGTCAACACGGTCGCCCTACAGGTGGTCAAACGCAAGGGCTTCAACCTGATCGACACGGCCGCACTTGTTTCCGAAGTGGTCGAGGAAGAGCGCGCAAAGTGGTCCCCCGAACTGCAGGCCGCCATCGACGTGGGCACATCCAATGATCAGTCGCGCAACGTCGCATCCATGGTCAGCCAGCTCGAAGGGTCAGTCCTGACGGCGATCGCCCTTGTGATGATCGTCGTGCTGGCAGCATTGGGACCACGGCCCGCGTTTCTTGTTGGTTTCGCGATTCCGACGTCCTTCCTGCTCTGTTTCGCACTGCTTGCAGTGATGGATATCACGATCTCGAACATCGTGATGTTCGGTCTTATCCTCGCGGTGGGGATGCTCGTGGACGGTGCCATCGTCGTTGTCGAATACGCAGATAAACGCATCAGTGAAGGTGTCGGACCGATGTCGGCCTACACAGAGGCAGCCAAGCGGATGTTCTGGCCGATCATCTCTTCCACCGCCACGACACTCTGCGCGTTCCTGCCGATGCTGTTCTGGCCCGGCGTGCCAGGGCAGTTCATGGGGATGCTGCCGGTCACATTGATCTTCGTGCTGTCCGCATCGCTTGTCGTCGCACTGATCTATCTGCCAGTCATGGGCGGCGTGACAGGACGTTTCAGCCGCATGCTCGGCGCAGTGTCCGACTTGCTGCGCGAGTCTACACCGTGGATCCTGCGCGCGGCACTTGTCCCTGTCGGGATCATGGCGACCTATATCGGGGCCATGCTGGCACTCAACCCGGGCTATATCTCGGGCGAGGCCGTGCAGACGTCCGGACTCTGGGAATCACGTCAGGGCATTATTCTGTTCTTCATCGGTGCGATACTGACCGCGATTGCTGTCGGCGCAGCGAAACGCGAGGCAAAACAGAAACGGGTCAATGCCGGATACAAACGCTCCCTTTTCGGCAAGTTCATCGGCTTTTTGACAGGCAACCCAGTAATGCCAGTCGTGGCGGTCGCCACGGTCATCGGAATGGTAATTTTCACCTTCGGATACTACGGCGCGAACAACAACGGGGTCGAATTCTTTGTCGAAAGCGAACCCGAACAGGCCATCGTTTACGTGCGGGCGCGCGGCAACCTGTCGCTTGAAGAAAAAGACGCGCTGGTCAAACAGGCAGAAGATATCGTCGTTGCGCACCCCGGTGTCGTCAGCACGTTCGCTTTCGCCGGAGAGGGCGGACTGAATTCCAATACAGGCGGCGCACAGGGCCCCCGTGACAGCGTCGGTCAGATCCAGCTCGAACTCATCCCTTGGGAAGACCGCGCAGGTGTTGCTGCCCTAGACGGGGACCGGGTACTTGCAGAGATCGACCGCGATCTCGCGACAATTCCCGGCATCGAATACGAAATCCTGAACCTGTCGCGTGGACCTGCATCGGCCAAGCCCGTGCATCTTCGGATCAAGGGCGACAACTTTGAAGAGCTGCAGCAAGCGACAGCAATCGCGCGCGCAAAGTTCGATGGAACCGAAGGCCTGACACAGATCGAAGACACGCTGCCGCTGCCCGGTATCGACTGGCAGATCGACGTCGACGTCGAGAAGGCAGGTCGTTACGGGGCTGATGTCGCCACAGTCGGTGCGATGGTGCAGATGGTGACACGCGGCATTCTGCTGGACACGATGCGCGTTGACAGTTCTGACGAAGAAATCGAAATCAGGGTGCGCCTGCCAGAACAGGACCGCGTGCTTTCAACATTGGACAGCCTGCGCGTGCGCACGCCGTCCGGCCTCGTGCCACTGTCAAACTTCATCACACGCACGCCCGTCGCAGAACTCGCCCAGATCGACCGGATTGACCAGAAACGCTACTTCGACATCAAGGCTGGCGTGACCGAGGATGCAAACCCGACCGAACGGATCGGCGTACTGACGGACTGGCTCGAAGCAAATCCCCTCCCCGCCTCCGTGTCTTGGGAATGGACGGGCGACCAGGAAGATCAGGCAGAAAGCCAAGCATTCCTTGCCGTGGCAGGGATCGGTGCCTTGGGGCTGATGTTCATCATCCTGCTGGCGCAGTTCAACTCATTCTACAATACAGTTTTGGTACTGCTCGCTGTCGTCATGTCCACGGCCGGAACGTTGGTGGGAATGCTCGTTATGGACCAGCCCTTCTCGATCATCATGACCGGAACAGGGATCGTGGCGCTGGCAGGCATTGTCGTAAACAATAACATTATCTTGATCGACACCTATCAGGAATACAGCCAGTACATGCCACGAACCGAGGCGATCGCTAGAACGGCAGAAGACCGCATTCGGCCAGTGCTTCTGACAACGATCACCACGATGGCGGGTCTGGCGCCGATGATGTTCGGACTCTCGCTCGACTTCTTCAATGGCGGGTATTCGATCGACAGCCCCACAGCGCTGTGGTGGAAACAGCTTGCCACGGCGGTTGTCTTCGGGCTCGGGATCGCGACGGTCCTGACTCTCGTGTTCACGCCTTCCATGCTCGCAATTCGCGTTTGGGCAGAGGATGGCTCGTATGCGATCTTTAATCGCCTGCGCGCCAGCAGCTTTGGTCAAACGGCAGTCAAGGCGCGGCAGGATCTCAACCTTGGCAAACGCGCAAAGCAGGTCAAATCGCCGCTGATCATCTGGGATGATGATGAAGACACACCGCGCGAACCGCGGCCGCTGAACGCACCGCTCAGGGCAGCTGAATAG